A region from the Nonlabens sp. YIK11 genome encodes:
- a CDS encoding isoaspartyl peptidase/L-asparaginase family protein translates to MKKLLFLAALILINSCQEKKADTPETAETTAAPEQVNEFAIVIHGGAGTILKENMTPELEQEYNAKLTEAIQTGHEILKNGGSSMDAVEATIRVMEDSPLFNSGKGAVFTHDGINSLDASFMDGQTLNAGAVAGVTTVKNPISLARKVMTDSEHVLLSGDGADAFAKALQDPNIEIVSNSYFYTENRFKSLQRVLEREKETENQATEENKTAMRQLELKDPYFKDSKYGTVGCVALDKNGNIAAGTSTGGMTNKKYGRIGDAPIIGSGTYANNATCGVSSTGHGEYFIRAQVAYDISALMEYSGLTLKEATDKVIQDKLVKLGGTGGVVALDHYGNISMDFNTPGMYRAMMNDKGELVVGMYKD, encoded by the coding sequence ATGAAAAAACTTTTATTTCTAGCCGCCTTGATTCTTATCAATTCCTGTCAGGAGAAAAAAGCAGACACACCAGAAACTGCTGAAACCACGGCTGCGCCAGAACAAGTCAACGAATTTGCCATTGTTATTCATGGTGGTGCAGGTACCATTTTAAAAGAAAATATGACTCCAGAATTGGAGCAGGAATACAATGCAAAATTGACTGAAGCGATCCAGACCGGCCACGAGATCCTCAAAAATGGTGGCAGTAGCATGGATGCAGTAGAGGCGACCATACGCGTGATGGAGGACTCGCCACTGTTTAACAGCGGTAAAGGCGCTGTTTTCACTCATGATGGTATCAACTCACTCGACGCCAGTTTTATGGATGGCCAGACGCTCAATGCTGGCGCTGTGGCTGGAGTGACGACGGTAAAAAATCCTATTTCGCTAGCGCGTAAGGTGATGACAGACTCAGAGCACGTTTTGTTGAGTGGTGATGGGGCAGACGCTTTCGCGAAAGCGTTACAAGATCCAAACATCGAGATCGTATCCAACAGTTATTTTTATACAGAAAACCGTTTCAAAAGTTTGCAACGCGTCCTCGAAAGAGAAAAGGAAACCGAAAACCAAGCTACCGAAGAGAACAAAACCGCTATGCGCCAGCTGGAACTGAAAGATCCCTATTTCAAGGATTCAAAGTATGGTACCGTAGGCTGCGTCGCACTAGACAAAAACGGAAACATCGCAGCAGGAACCAGCACTGGCGGCATGACCAACAAAAAATATGGCCGCATAGGTGATGCACCTATTATAGGTAGTGGAACTTATGCCAATAACGCAACTTGTGGAGTGAGCAGTACGGGTCACGGCGAGTATTTCATTAGAGCTCAAGTGGCCTATGACATAAGCGCATTGATGGAATACAGCGGTTTGACCCTGAAAGAAGCAACTGATAAAGTCATTCAAGATAAGTTGGTCAAATTGGGCGGTACCGGTGGCGTCGTGGCTCTAGATCACTACGGGAACATTTCCATGGATTTCAACACACCAGGCATGTATCGCGCCATGATGAATGATAAAGGTGAGTTGGTGGTTGGGATGTATAAGGATTAG
- a CDS encoding 3-hydroxyanthranilate 3,4-dioxygenase — MPIKAPFNLNKWVEENRDSLKPPVGNKNLYKDAGDYIVMVVAGPNARKDYHYNETEELFYQLEGTIEIHVQDNGEKRTMKLGPGDMYLHPGKVPHSPVRHENSIGLVIELKRVSEDAVDGLLWYCDNCNHKLHETYFKLDDIEKDFLPRFKEFFESEELRTCDVCGTVMETDKRFVG; from the coding sequence ATGCCTATAAAAGCTCCTTTCAACCTGAACAAGTGGGTTGAAGAAAATCGCGATAGCCTTAAACCGCCCGTAGGAAATAAAAATCTGTACAAAGATGCCGGTGATTATATTGTGATGGTCGTCGCTGGACCCAACGCTAGAAAGGATTACCACTACAATGAAACGGAAGAGCTGTTTTACCAACTGGAAGGCACTATTGAAATTCACGTACAGGACAATGGTGAGAAGCGCACCATGAAATTAGGTCCAGGCGATATGTACCTACACCCTGGAAAAGTGCCGCATTCTCCAGTGCGTCATGAAAATTCCATAGGACTGGTCATTGAACTGAAACGTGTAAGCGAAGATGCTGTGGATGGTTTGTTATGGTATTGCGATAATTGCAACCACAAACTGCACGAGACCTACTTTAAACTTGATGATATAGAAAAGGATTTCCTGCCCAGATTCAAAGAGTTTTTTGAAAGCGAAGAGCTGCGTACCTGCGATGTTTGCGGTACCGTGATGGAAACCGACAAGCGATTTGTGGGATAA
- a CDS encoding fasciclin domain-containing protein gives MNFQKITSIAALALALVVGSTAFAQESKTYGKEKTVMVGGAEMYPSKNIVENAVNSKDHTTLVAAVKSAGLVETLSGEGPFTVFAPTNAAFDALPEGTVATLVKPENKETLTGILTYHVIAGKVNAADVIALIKKNNGRATVPTVQGGSLTFYLSGSNVKIDDENGNTATVTIADVNQSNGVIHVIDTVLLPKK, from the coding sequence ATGAATTTTCAAAAAATCACAAGTATCGCAGCTCTTGCACTAGCCCTGGTCGTTGGATCAACCGCGTTTGCACAGGAATCAAAAACGTACGGTAAAGAAAAGACCGTAATGGTAGGTGGTGCAGAAATGTATCCAAGTAAAAACATTGTCGAGAATGCTGTGAACTCTAAAGATCACACAACATTAGTAGCAGCTGTAAAATCAGCAGGATTAGTAGAAACACTATCTGGTGAAGGCCCATTCACAGTATTTGCTCCAACTAATGCAGCATTTGATGCTCTTCCAGAAGGAACAGTAGCTACATTAGTGAAGCCAGAAAATAAAGAAACATTGACTGGAATCCTTACCTACCACGTAATTGCGGGTAAAGTAAATGCAGCAGATGTAATTGCTTTAATTAAAAAGAACAATGGAAGAGCTACTGTACCAACCGTTCAAGGTGGATCGTTAACTTTTTACCTAAGTGGTAGCAACGTGAAAATCGACGATGAGAATGGAAACACAGCAACAGTAACGATTGCAGATGTAAATCAATCCAATGGTGTCATACATGTTATTGATACCGTATTACTACCTAAGAAGTAA
- the pheS gene encoding phenylalanine--tRNA ligase subunit alpha: MLENVKEHIAKVDSFTADNADAVEQFRIQYLGTKGLLKELFAAFKEVPNDQKKEYGQAINELKQKATDKVQQLKEQLENKEEEGGILGDLTRTGYPMEIGARHPISLVKNQIIEVFSRIGFNVSEGPEIEDDWHNFTALNLPEHHPARDMQDTFFIQTDPDVLLRTHTSSVQVRYMENNKPPIRTISPGRVFRNEAISARAHCIFHQVEGLYIDKDVSFADLKQTLLYFTQEMFGKSKIRLRPSYFPFTEPSAEVDIYWGLETETDYRITKGTGWLEIMGCGMVDPAVLTNCGIDPEEYSGFAFGMGIERIAMLLYQIGDIRMFFENDVRFLKQFSSAL, from the coding sequence ATGCTGGAGAACGTAAAGGAACATATTGCCAAGGTTGATTCATTCACTGCTGATAATGCTGATGCCGTAGAGCAGTTCCGTATTCAATATTTGGGAACCAAAGGATTGCTCAAAGAGCTTTTTGCAGCGTTCAAGGAAGTTCCCAACGACCAAAAGAAAGAATACGGTCAGGCCATAAACGAGCTCAAGCAAAAGGCAACCGATAAAGTACAGCAGCTCAAAGAACAGCTGGAGAATAAGGAAGAAGAAGGCGGTATTTTAGGAGATTTAACCAGAACCGGTTACCCTATGGAAATAGGCGCACGTCATCCTATCTCGCTGGTTAAAAATCAGATTATAGAGGTCTTTTCTCGCATAGGCTTTAACGTGAGCGAAGGTCCAGAAATCGAGGACGACTGGCACAACTTTACCGCATTGAACTTACCAGAGCACCATCCAGCTCGCGATATGCAAGACACGTTCTTTATCCAGACAGATCCAGACGTATTGCTGCGCACGCACACTTCAAGTGTCCAGGTGCGCTACATGGAAAACAATAAACCGCCCATCAGGACTATTTCTCCGGGTCGCGTGTTTAGGAATGAGGCGATAAGTGCCAGAGCACACTGTATTTTCCACCAGGTGGAAGGCTTGTACATTGATAAGGACGTGAGTTTTGCTGACTTGAAACAGACCTTGCTCTATTTCACGCAGGAAATGTTCGGGAAGAGTAAGATACGACTGCGACCTTCCTACTTTCCGTTTACAGAACCTAGTGCAGAGGTTGATATCTATTGGGGTCTTGAAACCGAAACCGATTATCGCATCACAAAAGGTACTGGCTGGTTGGAAATCATGGGTTGCGGTATGGTAGATCCAGCCGTATTGACCAATTGTGGTATCGATCCAGAAGAGTACAGCGGTTTTGCCTTTGGGATGGGAATTGAACGCATCGCAATGTTGCTGTATCAAATAGGCGACATTCGTATGTTTTTTGAGAACGATGTGCGTTTCTTAAAGCAATTTTCTAGCGCGCTATAA
- a CDS encoding SPOR domain-containing protein — MQIAAYISDLLYRHECVVVPNFGAFISRRVPAQHFASTHTLYPPKKGLSFNAQIQQNDGLLVNYISTVEKLPYEDAIQEIRNYVRFLDHEIDEKGEVTIHKVGRFTRNAEKALSFTPMYLVNYLPEAFGLSMQEVYAVDRTAIETAAVAPQPATAITTEESVATKTAEPVDTPVIQLETPASKSAAWVRAAAAVAILVAGSYLGVNSYQTQQFNDAVAVEEMANEQLKSKIQEASFFIPTPLPSVTMEVAPVVKNHHVVAGAFRDPANADKKVAQLKAQGFDAQRIGVNKYGLHNVAYASFADRNDAINELYRVRKLGNDGAWLFSGTLK, encoded by the coding sequence ATGCAAATAGCAGCTTACATATCTGATTTGTTGTACCGCCATGAATGTGTCGTGGTGCCCAATTTTGGCGCGTTTATTTCACGACGGGTTCCCGCACAACATTTTGCGAGCACGCACACGCTGTATCCGCCTAAAAAGGGTCTTTCGTTTAATGCGCAGATCCAGCAAAATGATGGGTTGCTGGTCAATTATATCTCTACGGTAGAAAAGCTGCCGTATGAGGATGCCATTCAGGAAATACGCAACTATGTGCGATTTCTAGATCATGAGATTGATGAAAAAGGTGAGGTCACGATTCATAAGGTAGGTCGCTTTACTAGAAATGCAGAAAAGGCACTGTCATTCACTCCTATGTATCTGGTGAACTATTTGCCAGAAGCTTTTGGACTGAGTATGCAGGAAGTTTATGCCGTCGATCGCACAGCGATAGAAACGGCAGCTGTCGCTCCACAACCTGCAACGGCAATTACAACCGAGGAATCTGTAGCAACTAAAACCGCCGAGCCTGTGGATACTCCGGTAATCCAATTGGAAACTCCAGCGAGCAAATCTGCTGCTTGGGTACGTGCTGCTGCCGCTGTTGCCATTTTGGTCGCTGGAAGTTATTTAGGTGTTAACAGCTACCAAACACAACAATTCAACGATGCCGTGGCCGTAGAAGAAATGGCTAATGAGCAATTGAAATCCAAAATACAGGAAGCCAGCTTCTTTATTCCAACGCCGCTGCCCAGCGTCACCATGGAAGTCGCTCCTGTCGTGAAGAACCACCATGTGGTGGCAGGTGCTTTTAGAGACCCAGCCAACGCAGATAAAAAAGTGGCTCAACTTAAGGCTCAAGGATTTGATGCCCAACGCATTGGGGTCAACAAATATGGCTTGCACAATGTTGCTTACGCCAGCTTTGCAGATCGCAACGACGCCATCAATGAGCTATACCGTGTACGCAAGCTAGGTAATGATGGAGCCTGGTTGTTCAGTGGGACTTTGAAGTAG
- a CDS encoding porin family protein yields MKISTLAILLFLMTSSSLMAQNEVRFGGKAGANLSGFHTGKSANTDRVSFNIGGFAQFDLSESFSLQAELLYNKKGGLFRVDNNNVSQSFSIDTQLDYIDVPVLAEFEFLENLSFEFGPQIGFLISSKGKIVNSLNNNGEEVEISNTNTVDVAVNAGFSYEFNEELFLQARYSYGLAEVFENERYKNSVVSLSLGYFIK; encoded by the coding sequence ATGAAAATATCTACACTTGCCATTTTGCTTTTTTTGATGACCTCTTCGAGTTTAATGGCTCAAAATGAAGTCAGATTTGGAGGAAAAGCTGGTGCTAACTTATCAGGTTTTCATACTGGAAAAAGTGCAAATACAGATAGAGTGTCATTTAATATAGGTGGGTTTGCTCAATTTGACTTATCAGAATCATTTTCATTACAGGCGGAACTGCTCTACAACAAAAAAGGTGGATTGTTTAGAGTTGATAACAATAATGTTTCTCAGTCCTTCTCCATCGATACTCAACTTGATTACATTGATGTGCCTGTTCTAGCAGAATTTGAGTTTTTAGAAAATTTGAGTTTTGAATTTGGTCCTCAAATAGGATTTTTGATCAGTAGTAAAGGAAAGATTGTAAACTCTCTGAACAACAACGGTGAAGAGGTTGAAATTTCTAACACAAATACAGTTGACGTTGCTGTCAACGCGGGTTTTTCCTATGAATTTAATGAAGAACTATTTCTACAAGCAAGATATAGCTATGGTCTCGCTGAGGTTTTCGAGAATGAGCGTTATAAAAATTCTGTTGTAAGTCTTTCCCTAGGCTATTTCATTAAGTAA
- a CDS encoding acyl-CoA thioesterase, which translates to MDKLTPRQSFTTVTDLVLPSETNPLNNLFGGELLARMDRAASIAARRHCRRIVVTASVNHVAFNRSVPLGSVVTIEAQVSRAFKSSMEVYMDVWIEDRESGDRAKANEAIYSFVAVDDTGRPVTIPPIHPETEVEKERYDAALRRKQLSLVLAGKMKAKDATELAALFE; encoded by the coding sequence ATGGATAAATTAACGCCTAGACAATCCTTTACGACCGTAACTGATCTTGTATTGCCCAGCGAGACCAACCCGCTGAACAATCTCTTTGGTGGTGAATTACTGGCTCGTATGGACCGTGCGGCAAGTATTGCAGCCAGACGCCACTGTCGTCGTATTGTGGTGACCGCATCTGTCAATCACGTAGCGTTTAACCGCAGTGTACCTTTAGGAAGTGTGGTGACGATTGAGGCGCAAGTTTCCAGAGCGTTCAAATCGTCCATGGAAGTGTATATGGATGTGTGGATCGAGGATCGCGAGAGCGGCGATCGCGCCAAAGCCAATGAAGCGATCTATTCCTTTGTGGCCGTTGACGATACCGGTAGACCGGTAACCATTCCGCCGATTCATCCAGAAACAGAAGTTGAAAAAGAGCGCTATGACGCTGCCTTGAGACGCAAGCAGTTAAGCCTTGTTCTAGCGGGTAAAATGAAAGCCAAAGACGCTACAGAATTAGCAGCTTTATTTGAGTAA
- a CDS encoding murein hydrolase activator EnvC family protein — MKSFLYIGLFLSCLAVSAQSEKARLEQQRAAIQAQINQFDKLLTGAKKEERSVLSQVQTIDAKISKTQEIINITNKQANLITRSINTNAEEIKKLNAEIKELKKDYAAMIVKSYKAKNDQSRLMFLLSSENFLQAYKRVQYLNAYADYRKKQADEITVKSNTLAKKNAELEEEKAQKKEILAANEKLRNELKKDKSEQVVLLEEVKKNEKQYAAEIRTKARERDKIDREIRKIIEADIAASNKGKVGATKGKFFLTPEAKELARSFQNNRGKLPWPVAEGVITRRYGVQPHPVLKNLPIQSSGYRFQTPNGARARAVFDGEVVQIVKANNGILMVHVRHGNFTTSYGNLKNVSVRKGQKINTLTELGEIFTDRDGITELHFAILEETKTQDPARWLLSK; from the coding sequence ATGAAGTCATTTTTATACATAGGTCTTTTCTTAAGTTGTTTAGCCGTTAGCGCTCAGTCAGAAAAAGCTAGATTAGAACAACAACGTGCCGCTATTCAGGCACAAATCAATCAGTTTGATAAGCTATTGACAGGTGCCAAAAAAGAAGAGCGATCTGTCCTTTCTCAAGTTCAAACCATCGATGCCAAAATTTCCAAAACCCAGGAAATCATCAACATTACCAACAAGCAAGCAAACCTGATCACTCGCAGCATCAATACAAATGCAGAAGAGATCAAAAAACTCAATGCAGAGATCAAAGAGCTCAAAAAGGATTACGCCGCTATGATCGTCAAGTCCTACAAGGCCAAAAACGATCAAAGCCGTTTGATGTTTCTATTGTCCTCAGAGAATTTTCTTCAGGCCTATAAGCGTGTACAATACCTCAATGCCTATGCTGATTACCGTAAAAAGCAGGCAGACGAGATCACGGTAAAAAGCAATACGCTCGCAAAGAAGAATGCCGAGTTGGAAGAGGAAAAGGCTCAAAAGAAAGAAATCCTAGCGGCCAATGAGAAGCTGCGTAACGAACTCAAAAAGGACAAATCAGAACAAGTGGTCCTGCTGGAAGAAGTGAAGAAAAACGAGAAGCAATACGCTGCAGAGATTCGCACCAAAGCTCGAGAGCGTGATAAAATCGACCGCGAGATACGCAAGATCATCGAGGCAGATATCGCGGCTTCCAACAAAGGAAAAGTAGGAGCGACTAAAGGTAAATTCTTCCTGACTCCAGAGGCTAAGGAACTAGCAAGAAGCTTTCAAAACAATCGCGGTAAATTACCGTGGCCAGTGGCAGAAGGTGTGATCACCAGACGCTATGGCGTACAGCCGCATCCCGTATTGAAAAACCTACCTATACAGAGCAGCGGTTACAGGTTCCAGACACCTAATGGCGCTAGAGCCAGAGCCGTTTTTGATGGCGAGGTCGTTCAGATTGTAAAGGCTAACAACGGTATTCTCATGGTACACGTGCGCCATGGTAACTTTACCACCAGCTATGGAAACCTCAAAAACGTGAGTGTTCGCAAAGGCCAAAAGATCAACACATTGACGGAGCTGGGCGAGATCTTCACAGACCGCGATGGCATTACAGAACTTCACTTTGCCATTTTGGAAGAGACCAAAACTCAAGACCCAGCACGCTGGTTGTTGAGTAAATAA
- a CDS encoding DUF4292 domain-containing protein, translating into MMKRIYGLALAMILISCGGSQKATETAVATAAATKIIKSHNAAAIDFKTMQSRLSVKYIDEDQSRSLPVDLRIEKGKKIWMSARFLGVTLAKVLITNDRVQFYDLINKRSFDGDFKLISRFLGEELNYAQLENLLLGQAIEPLNGLDYAVVDNQYQFRKEGVIARLFSLRPADFKMAQQSIRKPSENTTLDVKYLNYQTVENRILPEDITINANAQGKLVQVELDLKNVEFDQELSFPFEIPSGYTQMEL; encoded by the coding sequence ATGATGAAAAGAATATATGGACTGGCGCTGGCGATGATACTCATCTCTTGTGGTGGCTCCCAAAAGGCCACAGAAACCGCTGTCGCCACGGCAGCGGCAACTAAGATTATTAAATCACATAACGCAGCAGCCATTGATTTTAAAACGATGCAATCAAGGTTGAGCGTCAAATATATTGATGAAGATCAATCCAGGTCGTTACCTGTAGATTTAAGAATTGAAAAAGGGAAAAAAATCTGGATGAGCGCTCGGTTTTTAGGTGTTACCTTGGCTAAAGTATTGATAACGAATGATAGAGTTCAATTTTATGACCTAATAAATAAACGATCATTCGACGGCGATTTTAAATTGATTTCTAGATTTTTGGGAGAAGAACTCAATTATGCCCAGTTGGAAAACCTTCTATTAGGTCAAGCCATCGAGCCTTTGAACGGTCTGGATTATGCCGTGGTGGACAATCAGTATCAGTTTAGAAAAGAAGGCGTGATCGCAAGACTTTTCTCCCTACGACCTGCCGATTTCAAAATGGCGCAACAATCCATTAGAAAACCATCAGAAAATACTACGCTGGACGTGAAATACCTGAACTATCAAACGGTAGAGAACCGCATCTTGCCAGAAGATATTACGATAAACGCAAATGCTCAAGGGAAATTAGTACAGGTAGAATTGGATCTTAAGAATGTGGAATTTGATCAGGAATTAAGTTTCCCGTTTGAAATACCATCGGGATACACACAAATGGAGCTGTAA
- a CDS encoding tetratricopeptide repeat protein — protein MKHFLILAMLLSFSGLWAQEEVAAMEVNQDDLGEVSDGFKENFFDALSEKARENYDRAIEKLLICERLQPDNGAVQFELAKNYMASNAFAKAETHLLNALKISGDKEWLLDTLLENYNQQQEFDKAVSVLEKLSRINEDYEELLPVAYLRVNDTAKALETIKTLDRKLGRNTQRTALKNRLERNSEQQEIIADNLEELEQQLAADPKNEQLYIQLIYGYSRQDNLEKTLEFAEKLEEEIPGSDKAQLALYKIYLDTGDVEKGLESMSKVFASSQLETVSKTEVLKDFIQTSTTNTSLQPLLESVIDDFSSQVEDLEAYKVLASYFRQEKQLAAALKFYELGMELNDQDFELIKNTALLYLDTGAFAKAEQLSSNALESYPAQPLLYLINGAALNQTGNPKKAVAQLDAGLSYLLDEPQLERDLYGQLAIAYEKLGDNKKAADATAKMNAISN, from the coding sequence ATGAAACACTTTTTGATCCTGGCGATGTTGCTTAGTTTTTCTGGCCTTTGGGCACAGGAAGAAGTGGCCGCTATGGAGGTCAATCAAGATGATCTGGGCGAGGTTTCTGACGGCTTCAAAGAGAACTTTTTTGATGCCTTGTCAGAGAAGGCACGCGAGAACTACGATCGGGCCATCGAGAAACTGCTCATTTGTGAGCGCTTGCAACCAGATAATGGTGCGGTACAGTTTGAACTAGCAAAGAATTATATGGCGAGTAACGCTTTCGCGAAAGCGGAAACCCATCTGCTCAATGCTCTTAAAATCTCTGGCGATAAGGAATGGCTGTTGGACACCTTGTTGGAAAACTACAACCAGCAGCAGGAATTTGACAAAGCGGTAAGCGTTCTGGAAAAACTATCGCGCATCAATGAAGATTATGAGGAGCTGTTACCGGTTGCCTATTTGCGCGTCAACGATACGGCCAAGGCGTTGGAAACCATTAAAACGCTGGATCGTAAGCTGGGAAGAAACACACAGCGCACTGCACTTAAAAACCGTTTGGAACGCAACAGCGAGCAACAAGAAATCATTGCTGATAACCTGGAAGAACTGGAACAACAGCTCGCTGCAGACCCAAAAAATGAGCAGCTCTACATCCAGTTGATCTATGGTTACAGCCGTCAGGATAACCTGGAAAAAACACTAGAATTTGCCGAAAAACTGGAAGAAGAAATTCCTGGAAGCGACAAGGCACAGTTAGCGCTTTACAAGATTTATTTGGACACGGGCGATGTAGAAAAGGGTTTGGAAAGCATGAGTAAAGTGTTTGCTTCCAGTCAATTAGAAACAGTCTCAAAAACTGAGGTTCTTAAGGATTTTATCCAGACATCGACTACTAATACTTCCTTGCAACCATTACTGGAAAGTGTCATCGATGATTTTTCAAGTCAAGTAGAAGATCTGGAAGCCTACAAGGTTTTGGCAAGTTATTTTAGGCAAGAGAAGCAACTTGCCGCAGCACTAAAATTTTATGAATTGGGTATGGAACTTAACGACCAGGATTTTGAATTGATTAAGAACACGGCATTATTGTATCTGGATACGGGCGCTTTCGCGAAAGCGGAACAGCTATCCAGCAACGCTCTAGAAAGTTACCCAGCACAACCTTTATTGTATCTCATCAATGGTGCGGCTCTTAACCAGACCGGCAATCCTAAAAAGGCGGTCGCACAACTGGACGCTGGATTATCCTACTTATTGGACGAGCCACAATTGGAACGCGATTTGTACGGTCAACTCGCCATTGCCTATGAAAAACTGGGCGACAACAAAAAAGCAGCAGATGCTACCGCAAAAATGAACGCGATCTCAAACTAA
- a CDS encoding sugar phosphate nucleotidyltransferase gives MKIIVPMAGRGSRLRPHSLTVPKPLIPIANKPIVHRLVRDIARILSEPVEEIAFILGDPAFFGDEDVKSLEELAQSLGAKASIYRQLEPLGTGHAIMCAEPSLSGPAVVAYADTLIRADFELDPAADAVIWTKEVDQPEAYGVVKLNDKEEIIELVEKPKEFVSNQAVIGIYYFKEIADLKKELQYVIDNEIINGGEYQINDGIKRLMASGNIFKTGTVDEWMDCGNKEVAIDTNTRIMKFMVKDGSDELTTKATLENSNIIEPCVIADDVVIKNSTVGPHVSIGAGTTITNCKISNSLIQNNSVIKNATLDEAMIGNHVKYNGNFKYISIGDYSVME, from the coding sequence ATGAAAATCATCGTACCCATGGCCGGTCGCGGCTCCAGATTAAGACCTCATTCCCTTACGGTTCCTAAGCCTTTAATTCCTATTGCTAACAAACCTATCGTACACCGATTGGTGCGTGACATTGCGCGTATTTTAAGCGAACCGGTAGAAGAGATCGCTTTTATTTTGGGAGATCCAGCGTTTTTTGGTGATGAGGATGTAAAAAGTCTGGAAGAGTTGGCTCAAAGCCTTGGTGCCAAAGCCAGCATCTATCGCCAGCTGGAGCCATTAGGAACAGGACACGCCATTATGTGTGCAGAGCCATCACTTTCAGGGCCTGCTGTGGTAGCTTATGCAGACACCTTGATTCGAGCCGATTTTGAACTGGACCCAGCTGCAGATGCCGTGATCTGGACTAAGGAAGTTGACCAGCCTGAAGCCTACGGCGTGGTAAAACTCAACGATAAGGAAGAAATCATAGAGCTGGTAGAGAAGCCGAAAGAGTTTGTGAGCAATCAGGCCGTGATAGGTATTTACTACTTTAAAGAAATTGCAGACCTCAAAAAGGAATTGCAATACGTGATCGATAACGAGATTATCAACGGTGGCGAGTATCAAATCAACGATGGCATCAAGAGATTGATGGCCAGCGGCAATATCTTCAAGACAGGAACCGTTGATGAGTGGATGGATTGTGGGAATAAAGAAGTGGCCATCGATACCAATACACGCATCATGAAATTCATGGTTAAGGATGGTAGCGATGAACTTACAACTAAGGCAACACTAGAAAACTCAAACATCATTGAGCCTTGCGTGATTGCAGACGATGTAGTCATTAAAAACTCTACCGTTGGACCGCATGTGAGCATAGGTGCTGGTACCACGATCACTAATTGTAAGATCAGCAATAGTTTGATACAGAATAATTCCGTGATTAAAAACGCCACTTTGGACGAGGCGATGATAGGTAATCACGTCAAGTACAACGGCAACTTTAAATACATCAGCATTGGTGATTATTCTGTAATGGAATAA